One Indicator indicator isolate 239-I01 chromosome Z, UM_Iind_1.1, whole genome shotgun sequence genomic window carries:
- the GADD45G gene encoding growth arrest and DNA damage-inducible protein GADD45 gamma, which translates to MTLEEIHGQEPMPASHDWMQGAGKALHELLVSAQRRGCLTAGVYESAKLMNVDPDNVAFCVLAADEEDEGDIALQIHFTLIQAFCCENAIDIVRVNDVGKLAAIVGPSEESGEPRDLHCILITNPNEDGWKDPALEKLNSFCEERRNGNDWVPAITLPE; encoded by the exons ATGACTCTGGAGGAGATCCACGGACAGGAACCTATGCCTGCAAGCCACGACTG GATGCAGGGCGCCGGCAAGGCCCTCCACGAGCTGCTGGTGTCAGCGCAGCGCCGCGGGTGCCTCACCGCCGGCGTCTACGAGTCGGCCAAGCTAATGAATGT GGATCCGGACAATGTTGCTTTTTGTGTCCTGGCCGCGGATGAGGAAGACGAAGGGGACATTGCTCTCCAGATACACTTCACTTTGATCCAGGCCTTCTGCTGCGAGAATGCCATTGACATTGTGCGAGTCAACGACGTGGGCAAGCTGGCTGCCATCGTGGGGCCCAGCGAGGAGTCTGGGGAACCGCGGGACCTCCACTGCATCCTCATCACG AACCCAAATGAAGATGGCTGGAAGGACCCAGCACTAGAAAAGCTGAACTCGTTTTGTGAAGAGAGACGAAATGGCAATGACTGGGTGCCAGCTATCACCCTGCCTGAGTGA